From the Lathyrus oleraceus cultivar Zhongwan6 chromosome 4, CAAS_Psat_ZW6_1.0, whole genome shotgun sequence genome, one window contains:
- the LOC127136906 gene encoding uncharacterized protein LOC127136906 — MLNEPISPISSSPSSPPYYILSYDSEPSDPQSPTLAQLHARALASQQQLEPEANTPPPEQLTQPPSEQPQNPPPEQPTTPPFETTIVPPIEKIITPTSQPPAGTTQTPPTSPSPNSKPENTSPLEEATSLFAESSVEKIRSLSENSGINDDPSAVRIHWNRVIRCMTYGAFKLKSLSEQVRNDFIREAGERLQARLVREVEEKARREAEEKARLEEEQWVREAVEKAVVAATVEAEAKAKADTEEAAYIAAEEAAKARTDALAQGEQSNFGFAPLVLKTLEELQKEQQIVRARLDHQDSVNNNIQNLLTQLL; from the coding sequence ATGCTTAACGAACCTATCTCACCAATCTCTTCATCACCTTCATCTCCACCCTACTACATCCTATCATATGATTCAGAACCCTCTGACCCTCAATCCCCCACCCTGGCTCAGCTTCATGCTCGTGCTCTTGCCTCACAACAACAACTTGAACCAGAAGCCAATACTCCACCACCTGAACAACTAACTCAACCACCATCTGAACAACCACAAAATCCACCACCTGAACAACCAACAACACCACCCTTTGAAACTACCATCGTACCACCCATTGAAAAAATTATCACTCCTACCTCTCAACCTCCCGCTGGCACTACCCAAACACCACCAACATCCCCATCTCCCAACTCTAAACCAGAAAATACCTCCCCCCTAGAAGAAGCAACCTCTTTATTTGCTGAGTCTTCAGTGGAGAAGATCAGATCTCTATCTGAAAACTCTGGTATCAATGATGATCCCTCTGCAGTAAGGAttcactggaacagagtgatcaGATGCATGACCTATGGGGCTTTCAAACTGAAAagcctctctgaacaagtccgcaacgacttTATCAGAGAAGCTGGAGAAAGACTACAGGCACGACTGGTCAGAGAGGTAGAGGAAAAGGCCAGAAGAGAAGCAGAAGAGAAAGCTCGTCTGGAAGAAGAGCAATGGGTTAGAGAAGCTGTAGAGAAGGCTGTTGTTGCGGCTACTGttgaagctgaagcaaaagcaAAAGCTGACACTGAAGAGGCAGCATACATAGCTGCGGAAGAAGCTGCAAAGGCTAGGACGGATGCTCTGGCTCAGGGGGAGCAATCAAACTTTGGCTTCGCTCCTCTGGTCCTAAAGACTTTGGAAGAGCTGCAGAAGGAGCAACAGATAGTGCGAGCAAGATTGGATCACCAGGACTCCGTTAACAACAATATTCAGAACTTGCTGACTCAGCTGCTCTAG